A section of the Veillonella criceti genome encodes:
- a CDS encoding helix-turn-helix domain-containing protein has protein sequence MDTEKIGQLISQLRKEKQLTQQQLAEALHITNKTISKWECGKGIPDITLWEPLAQLLGADILKLLQGNLSLNTIDTGNIRRLKIFVCPHCGNILTSTSTTTITCCGRSLTALTAMLNDTTHKPNVISIDGANYLTFTHTMTKEEYIYFVAYIYDDFIWLQRLYPEQEPAIQLPRLKRGGKLLVYCLNHGLFSYQHII, from the coding sequence ATGGATACAGAAAAAATTGGACAATTGATTTCTCAATTGCGCAAGGAAAAACAATTAACACAACAACAATTAGCTGAGGCACTTCATATCACCAACAAAACCATATCTAAATGGGAATGTGGTAAAGGCATTCCTGATATCACACTATGGGAGCCATTAGCCCAACTATTAGGCGCAGATATCTTAAAACTTTTACAAGGAAATTTATCACTTAATACTATAGATACTGGTAATATACGTCGTTTAAAAATATTTGTATGCCCTCATTGTGGTAATATTCTAACTAGTACTAGCACAACTACGATTACCTGTTGCGGACGCTCACTGACAGCCCTAACAGCTATGTTAAATGATACCACTCATAAACCAAACGTAATTAGTATTGACGGTGCTAACTATCTAACTTTTACTCACACCATGACGAAAGAAGAATATATATATTTTGTAGCTTATATATATGACGATTTTATTTGGCTACAAAGATTATATCCAGAACAAGAACCAGCTATACAATTACCTCGCTTAAAGCGTGGCGGAAAATTATTAGTCTATTGTTTAAATCACGGTCTTTTTTCCTATCAGCATATAATATAA
- a CDS encoding DUF951 domain-containing protein produces MAFVRYYVGDVVKMKKSHPCGSDEWEVRRIGTDFTIVCRGCGHQVMIARPKFEKAVKKIVSRVVQEGTLDGANAQTPANGKVDPLGGE; encoded by the coding sequence ATGGCATTTGTACGATATTATGTAGGTGATGTGGTGAAAATGAAAAAATCACATCCTTGTGGTAGTGATGAATGGGAAGTTCGTCGTATTGGTACTGACTTTACCATAGTGTGTCGTGGTTGTGGGCATCAAGTGATGATTGCTCGTCCTAAGTTTGAGAAAGCTGTAAAGAAAATTGTTAGTCGTGTAGTGCAAGAAGGGACCTTAGATGGAGCGAATGCACAGACTCCGGCAAATGGTAAAGTAGACCCTTTAGGTGGTGAGTAA
- the rbr gene encoding rubrerythrin → MSELKGTKTEQNLQAAFAGESQANRKYTYYASAARKAGLNKIADYFEETALNESAHAKVWFKLLHGGDVNADVVVNLKDAAAGENYEHTEMYPEFAKVAKEEGFTKIAYLFEQVGKIEARHEQRYLDLVEYVNGGRVFKREQPVAWICANCGYIHVGTEAPQVCPVCAHPQAFFSQHIETTL, encoded by the coding sequence ATGTCTGAATTAAAAGGTACAAAAACAGAACAAAATTTACAAGCCGCTTTTGCTGGTGAATCCCAAGCTAACCGCAAATATACTTACTACGCTTCTGCAGCTCGCAAAGCTGGTTTAAACAAAATTGCTGATTATTTTGAAGAAACTGCTTTGAACGAAAGCGCTCATGCTAAAGTATGGTTCAAATTATTGCATGGTGGCGACGTAAACGCTGATGTAGTTGTCAACTTAAAAGATGCAGCTGCTGGTGAAAACTACGAACACACTGAAATGTACCCTGAATTCGCTAAAGTAGCAAAAGAAGAAGGCTTCACTAAAATTGCTTACTTATTTGAACAAGTTGGTAAAATCGAAGCTCGTCACGAACAACGTTATCTTGACTTGGTAGAATATGTAAATGGTGGCCGTGTATTCAAACGCGAACAGCCAGTAGCATGGATTTGTGCAAACTGTGGTTACATTCATGTAGGTACAGAAGCTCCTCAAGTTTGCCCAGTATGTGCTCACCCACAAGCATTCTTCTCCCAACACATCGAAACAACTTTATAA
- a CDS encoding DUF3343 domain-containing protein — MELLIVFTDYYFATKAEKVLKAADIKLQLIPTPAVLHHACGLCILCAKDDLVRVLAVLKEARVSHSGVYEYDRAAKKCSKLTVL, encoded by the coding sequence ATGGAGCTTTTAATTGTTTTTACAGATTATTATTTTGCTACCAAGGCTGAGAAAGTATTAAAAGCAGCTGATATTAAGTTGCAATTAATTCCGACACCAGCAGTTTTACATCATGCGTGTGGTTTATGTATTTTATGTGCTAAAGATGATTTAGTACGAGTCCTTGCCGTTTTAAAAGAGGCGCGGGTATCGCATTCTGGTGTATATGAGTATGATCGAGCTGCGAAAAAGTGTAGTAAATTAACTGTGCTATAG
- the yedF gene encoding sulfurtransferase-like selenium metabolism protein YedF has protein sequence MLNKDNNKIVNTALVGANNIVVDVRGSLCPTPVIETKKAMEDHPGAVFTTIVDNEVSRDNVAKFGQSRQCNVTITADGADFYVTLIPVTVTDETPIGDGVTLVETPATMAMLDTPASVGGKVLLATKDYLGEGNQELGRTLMKTFWFCLTEADVKPAKVFFINSGVKMVTEESEHLENLQKLVDAGVEIAACGICLDFYGLKEKVAVGSITNLYAVTDAMMMESMITL, from the coding sequence ATGTTAAATAAAGATAATAACAAAATAGTTAATACAGCCTTAGTAGGTGCTAATAATATAGTAGTGGATGTGCGTGGTTCATTATGTCCAACGCCAGTAATTGAAACGAAAAAAGCTATGGAAGACCATCCTGGCGCTGTATTTACGACTATTGTAGATAATGAAGTAAGTCGTGATAATGTAGCTAAATTTGGGCAATCTCGTCAGTGTAATGTAACGATAACGGCTGATGGGGCTGATTTTTATGTAACATTAATACCTGTTACTGTTACAGATGAAACTCCAATAGGTGATGGTGTGACTTTGGTAGAAACACCGGCTACTATGGCCATGTTAGATACACCAGCCTCAGTGGGCGGTAAAGTATTGTTGGCAACCAAAGATTACTTAGGAGAAGGTAATCAAGAATTAGGTCGCACATTGATGAAGACCTTTTGGTTTTGTTTAACCGAGGCGGACGTAAAGCCAGCTAAAGTATTCTTTATCAATAGTGGTGTTAAAATGGTAACCGAAGAATCTGAACATTTAGAAAATCTTCAGAAATTGGTTGACGCAGGGGTTGAAATAGCAGCTTGTGGCATTTGTTTAGATTTTTATGGCTTAAAAGAAAAAGTGGCAGTCGGTTCTATTACAAATTTATATGCTGTTACAGATGCCATGATGATGGAGTCAATGATAACGCTATAA
- the selD gene encoding selenide, water dikinase SelD, whose amino-acid sequence MSNLVKLTNYAAKGGCACKLGPHILQSVLTGLEFPTNESVLVNMQGSDDAGVYQISNDMALVQTVDFFTPIVDDPYLFGRIAAANSLSDVYAMGGTPLTAMNLVGFPVPLVEQGALTAVLEGAMSVLKEAQVVVVGGHSIENETPIFGMSVTGHVNPHNIWRNSGAQVGDVLILTKPLGTGIMSTALKGDLFQAGTEEATQSMGTLNKEAREMAQAFTVHACTDITGFSLLGHSCEMAEGSGVSIVLQTEALPLFTGAIEAAEMGLVPAATYGNRKAITSVTGFEKLAPVWSDICYDPQTSGGLLLAVPAEERDALLLALKQAGLTQARHIGHVAVKGEYAVYVK is encoded by the coding sequence GTGAGTAATTTGGTTAAATTGACGAATTATGCTGCTAAAGGTGGCTGTGCCTGTAAGTTAGGTCCTCACATTTTGCAGTCTGTCTTAACTGGCTTAGAATTCCCAACCAATGAATCTGTTTTGGTTAATATGCAAGGCTCTGATGATGCAGGTGTATATCAAATAAGTAATGACATGGCGTTGGTACAGACTGTTGATTTTTTTACGCCTATTGTGGATGATCCATATCTGTTTGGTCGAATTGCAGCAGCCAATAGCTTGAGTGATGTATATGCTATGGGAGGTACTCCACTGACGGCTATGAATTTAGTAGGATTTCCCGTGCCTTTGGTAGAGCAAGGTGCATTGACTGCTGTTTTAGAAGGCGCTATGAGCGTATTAAAAGAAGCTCAGGTTGTAGTCGTGGGGGGCCATAGTATTGAAAATGAAACTCCTATTTTTGGTATGTCCGTGACTGGTCATGTGAATCCTCATAACATATGGCGTAATAGTGGGGCGCAAGTTGGTGACGTATTGATTCTTACGAAACCGCTGGGCACGGGTATTATGAGTACAGCCTTGAAAGGGGATTTATTTCAGGCTGGAACAGAGGAAGCTACTCAGAGTATGGGGACCTTAAATAAAGAGGCTCGTGAGATGGCACAAGCCTTTACTGTACATGCCTGTACAGATATTACGGGCTTTAGTTTGCTTGGTCATAGTTGTGAAATGGCAGAGGGCAGTGGCGTATCTATTGTGCTTCAAACGGAAGCATTGCCTTTGTTTACTGGCGCTATTGAAGCTGCTGAAATGGGCTTAGTGCCGGCGGCGACTTATGGCAATCGTAAGGCCATTACATCGGTGACCGGATTTGAAAAATTGGCTCCTGTGTGGAGTGATATTTGTTATGATCCGCAGACGTCAGGAGGATTATTGTTAGCCGTACCTGCTGAGGAAAGGGATGCTTTGTTATTGGCATTAAAGCAGGCAGGGCTGACACAGGCACGCCATATTGGTCATGTTGCAGTGAAAGGAGAGTATGCAGTATATGTTAAATAA